In Mucilaginibacter auburnensis, the genomic stretch TACCCGACGATGTGAAGAGCCGCATTTTCGATCCTTTCTTTACCACCAAAGAAGCCGGCAAAGGCACCGGCCTTGGTTTAGATGTGGTAAACAACATTGTAAAACAACATAACGGAAAAATAAAACTGGAATCAGAACCCGGCCGCACTGCATTTATTGTTGAGTTCCCTTTTAATGGTAATTAGCCTATATTTATACCACCATGAGTCTGCCCATAATTTTTTGTATTGATGATGATGCCCAGGTACTAAGGGCTATTACCCGCGATTTGAAAAGTCGCTACCGAGACAGATATAGAATACTAAGCACAACAAGCGTACAGGAGGCGCTAACCAGCCTGCACGACCTGAACAACAAGGGCGAAAATATTGCGCTGTTCATATCAGATCAGCGCATGCCCGAAATGGCCGGTGTTGATTTTTTATGTAAAGCGTTGGATTATTTCCCTGAAGCAAAAAGGGTATTACTAACTGCCTATGCGGATAAGGATGCCGCCATACAAGCTATCAATGAAGTAAAGCTAAACTATTACTTGATAAAGCCCTGGGACCCACCCGAGGAAAAACTATTCCCGGTGATAGATGACCTGTTGGATAACTGGGAGTGCGATTACCACCCGGTGTTTAAAGGCATAAAGGTTATTGGGTACCAGTACTCGCAACGCTCGCATGACTTGAAAGACTTTTTGGCCGGTAACCTGGTTCCTTACCAGTGGCTGGATATCCAAACCGAAAAGGAAGCTGAAAAGCTACTCAAGCATAATAACTTAACAACAAACGATCTTCCGGTTGTGATACTGGATGATGGCGGCGTTTTGAAAAACCCGGGCATTGTTGAAGTAGCCGAAAAGATAGGCCTCAACCCTCAGGTAGCACGCCAGGATGTTTATGATGTGGTAATTATAGGTGCAGGTCCTGCGGGCCTGGCAGCGGGCGTATATGGCGCATCGGAAGGCTTAAAGACTTTGCTGATCGAACGCCGCGCACCTGGTGGACAAGCTGGCACGAGCTCTCGTATTGAGAATTATTTAGGGTTTCCTACCGGCTTGAGTGGCGCAGAGTTAACCCGTCGCGCCATGACGCAGGCGGCAAGATTGGGTACCGAGTTTCTTTCACCACAAACTGTTAAGGCCATACAGCAAAAAGATGGCTATAAACGCATTGTAATGGAAGATGCGGAAGACATTGTTACCCGCAGCGTAATAGTTACTACCGGTGTTGATTACCGCAAGCTCGAAACGCCCGGTATGAGTGAGTTTACAGGTGCCGGCATCTATTACGGTGCAGCCATGACCGAAGCGACCGCCTGTCGCGATAAACAGGTTTACGTGGTAGGCGGAGGTAACTCAGCAGGACAGGCGGCCATGTACTTGTCAAAATTTGCCAAAGATGTCTATATCCTCATCCGCAAGGATAGCTTGAGCTACACCATGTCGGCTTATTTGATTGAGCAGATAGCAGGCGAGGCTAATATTAAGGTAATGCCTAAAACAGAGATCAC encodes the following:
- a CDS encoding FAD-dependent oxidoreductase encodes the protein MSLPIIFCIDDDAQVLRAITRDLKSRYRDRYRILSTTSVQEALTSLHDLNNKGENIALFISDQRMPEMAGVDFLCKALDYFPEAKRVLLTAYADKDAAIQAINEVKLNYYLIKPWDPPEEKLFPVIDDLLDNWECDYHPVFKGIKVIGYQYSQRSHDLKDFLAGNLVPYQWLDIQTEKEAEKLLKHNNLTTNDLPVVILDDGGVLKNPGIVEVAEKIGLNPQVARQDVYDVVIIGAGPAGLAAGVYGASEGLKTLLIERRAPGGQAGTSSRIENYLGFPTGLSGAELTRRAMTQAARLGTEFLSPQTVKAIQQKDGYKRIVMEDAEDIVTRSVIVTTGVDYRKLETPGMSEFTGAGIYYGAAMTEATACRDKQVYVVGGGNSAGQAAMYLSKFAKDVYILIRKDSLSYTMSAYLIEQIAGEANIKVMPKTEITSAYGSERLESLDIQDLETGETTRKTADALYIFIGAKPFTDWLGLDIIKDDRGFIETGRDLRQNSEFGKIWKQKREPYLLETSCPGVFAAGDVRAGAMNRVASAVGEGSMAISFVHKYLAEVK